The following are from one region of the Sorghum bicolor cultivar BTx623 chromosome 2, Sorghum_bicolor_NCBIv3, whole genome shotgun sequence genome:
- the LOC8084992 gene encoding temperature-sensitive sn-2 acyl-lipid omega-3 desaturase (ferredoxin), chloroplastic, whose protein sequence is MARLLLSLSVPVSASIVLPSSSSTSTSTARARRRGRGRVAVPATSTATATQGQEAPAFDPAAAPPFGLADIRAAIPKHCWVKDPWRSMGYVLRDVVLVLGLAAAAARLDSWLVWPLYWAAQGTMFWALFVLGHDCGHGSFSNNSNLNSVVGHILHSSILVPYHGWRISHRTHHQNHGHVDKDESWHPLPERLYKSLDSVVLMLRFRLPFPMLAYPFYLANRSPGKSGSHFHPASDLFQPSESNDVLTSTACWLAMAALLAALTFLMGPLQMLKLYFVPYWGFVMWLDFVTYLHHHGHNDKLPWYRGKEWTYLRGGLTTLDRDYGWINNIHHDIGTHVIHHLFPQIPHYHLIEATEAAKPVLGKYYREPQKSGPLPFHLLGDLVRSLRRDHYVSDTGDVVYYQTDPKLH, encoded by the exons ATGGCACGCCTGCTCCTCTCCCTCTCCGTCCCAGTCTCCGCTAGCATTGTGCTGCCGTCGTCGTCGAGTACTAGTACTAGTACCGCACGGGCACGGCGCCGAGGGAGAGGCCGCGTGGCTGTGCCCGCCAcctccaccgccaccgccacccaaGGACAAGAAGCACCGGCGTTTgaccccgcggcggcgccaccgtTCGGGCTGGCCGACATCCGCGCCGCCATCCCCAAGCACTGCTGGGTGAAGGACCCCTGGCGCTCCATGGGCTACGTCCTGCGCGACGTCGTCCTGGTGCTggggctcgccgccgccgccgcgcgcctcgACAGCTGGCTCGTGTGGCCGCTCTACTGGGCGGCGcagggcaccatgttctggGCGCTCTTCGTGCTGGGACACGACTGTGGGCACGGCAGCTTCTCCAACAACTCCAACCTCAACAGTGTGGTCGGCCACATCCTGCACTCCTCCATCCTGGTGCCATACCACGGCTG GCGGATTAGCCACAGGACACACCACCAGAACCACGGCCACGTCGACAAGGACGAGTCATGGCATCCC CTCCCCGAGCGGCTTTACAAGAGCCTGGACAGCGTCGTCCTGATGCTGCGCTTCAGGCTTCCCTTCCCCATGCTCGCCTACCCATTCTACCTGGCCAACAGGAGCCCCGGCAAGTCAGGCTCCCACTTCCACCCGGCCAGCGACCTCTTCCAGCCCAGCGAGAGCAACGACGTGCTCACCTCCACGGCGTGCTGGCTCGCCATGGCTGCCCTCCTAGCTGCGCTCACCTTCCTCATGGGCCCTCTGCAGATGCTCAAGCTCTACTTCGTACCCTATTGGGGTTTTGTCATGTGGCTCGACTTTGTTACCTACCTGCACCATCACGGCCACAATGACAAGCTTCCATGGTACCGAGGAAAg GAATGGACCTATCTTCGGGGTGGCCTGACGACGCTCGACCGGGACTACGGATGGATCAACAACATCCACCATGACATTGGGACTCATGTCATCCACCATCTCTTCCCGCAGATCCCACATTACCATCTCATAGAGGCA ACAGAGGCAGCCAAGCCGGTGCTGGGAAAGTACTACAGAGAGCCGCAAAAGTCTGGTCCTCTCCCCTTTCATCTACTTGGTGATCTGGTTCGGAGTTTGAGACGTGACCACTATGTCAGCGACACAGGGGATGTGGTCTACTACCAAACTGACCCAAAACTCCATTAG